In the Bos taurus isolate L1 Dominette 01449 registration number 42190680 breed Hereford chromosome 21, ARS-UCD2.0, whole genome shotgun sequence genome, one interval contains:
- the MAP1A gene encoding microtubule-associated protein 1A isoform X1, with amino-acid sequence METEAGPGRPRGVAMETSPGLGLRSPGSPPAQNPAEPLREAGAVVAAARWDLRKHSLLIVIGDIATESQLRAVRAHLEQGILSWNIDLSSIDLNQQLRLFITRHLAHFSSEVKGQRTLCHQSEILETVILVNPSADSISSEVHHLLSSPSAHKLLILSGQSLEPGGDLILQSGTYSYQNFAQVLQNPEIAQLLSNRDPGIQAFLTVSCLGEGDWSHLGLSSSQETLHLRLNPEPTLPTMDGVAEFSEYVSETVDVPSPFDLLEPPTSGGFLKLSKPCCYIFPGGRGDSALFAVNGFNILVDGGSDRKSCFWKLVRHLDRIDSVLLTHIGADNLPGINGLLQRKVAELEEEQSQGSSSYSDWVKNLISPELGVVFFNVPDKLRLPDASRKAKRSIEEACLTLQHLNRLGIQAEPLYRVVSNTIEPLTLFHKMGVGRLDMYVLNPVKDSKEMQFLMQKWAGNSKAKTGIVLANGKEAEISVPYLTSITALVVWLPANPTEKIVRVLFPGNAPQNKILEGLEKLRHLDFLRYPVATQKDLATGAVPASLKPSKIKQRADSKESLKATTKTPVGKLAKREEVAEEGAKEARSELAKELAKTEKKAKESSEKPPEKPAKPERVKTESSEALKAEKRKLIKDKVGKKHLKEKISKLEEKKDKEKKEIKKERKELKKDEGRKEEKKDAKKEEKKKDTKPEVKKISKPDLKPFTPEVRKTLYKAKAPGRVKMDKSRATRGEKELSSEPRTPPAQKGAAPLPARELALSSPEDLTQDFEELKREERELLTEQRDEKPLPLDTAEEGLPSTAAQVAPPSVPGLEAEVPVVKEKEVVPDVPEERGIKDRGPDSGAETEEEKDTWEEKKPKEAEGLPDRTEAREESEPEVKEDVIEKAELEEMEELPPSDEEEEEETKAEGFYQKHLQEALKVTPGGKEALGGRELGLQGKAPEKETSSFLSSLATPAGATEHVSYIQDETIPGYSETEQTISDEEIHDEPEERAAPPRFPTGTYDLPGPEGPGPFEASQPADSAVPATASKAYGAPETELTYPPNMVAAPLAEEEHVSSATSITECDKLSSFATSVAEDQSVASLTAPQTEETGKSSLLLDTVTSIPSSRTEATQGLDYVPSAGTISPTSSLEEDKGFKSPPYEDFSVTGESEKRGEMVGRGLSGERALEGEEEEETANVQMSEKLHGQYGPPMFAAPGHALHPGEPALGEAEERCLSPDDSTVKMASPPPSGPPSATHTPFHQSPVEEKSEPQDFQEADSWGDTKSIPGVGKEVAAEETAKPGPDKGALEEEGKASPPRSPQAQEVSISIAGGQAGRTIQLLPEQDKAIVLETVEAEEPAGPVPETEALPGDLRTSLQELGEPQKEEVLQIPDRGLSPEEAESLSVLSVVSPDAAKKQDATPRSPCGLTEQRLHTDLWPQGSPEDIRSLSLSEESPSKETSLDISSKQLSPESLGTLQFGELSLGKEEKGPLIQAEDTALHLAPVSIPEARAATASPPTDGTSGYSARADITDDSPDGKLPASSFSPTALLGEGRHSPGVITSLGEHILTPDSSLTKSPESLPSPAVEDIVMEWEGKVPKLKDRPPEQKEKGPEPTDEVLQQQGKTLEQRDTVMEQRDTAICRKDEVLEEKDKAGEPQDQAVEQKGSDSEHRETAPDQKDQAPERKDEDLEPKDRGLEHRDTAPDQKDQAPEGKDEDLEPKDRGLEHRDTAPEQKDQAPEGKDEDLEPQDRGLEHRDTALEQKDQASEGKDEDLEPKDRGLEHRDTALEQKDQASEGKDEDLEPKDRGLEAKDKALEQEDKVPEGKDKILAQKIRDLEHKDTVPKDTVPELKGKALEQKDEASEQDKAPEEKDKAQKDQAPEQKDQALAQKYWALEQKAEALEQTIKATEQKDKFLEEKDKTQEQESPVQEDKTMAPKEKILEEKSPEKVKAVEQKEEAVLEKSKALGLEESPVQEDKAWEKYQKEQDVVQEWRETSPSSREPAGEQKEPARTWEDTSPEQEDTYWRGREDVVLEQDTYWQELSCERKVWFPHELGGPGARPRYTEERESTFLDEGPDDEQEVPPLEHTPQSPWASDFKGFQEPAPQKGLEVERWLAESPVGLPPEEEDKLTRSPFEIISPPASPPEMARQRVLPAPGQESPIPDPKLLPPMRDEPTTRSWLADIPPWVPKDRPLPPAPLSPAPAPPTPAPEPHTPAPFSWGTAEDEGVVAAVQEGAAELEGGPYSPLGKDYRKAEEEREGEVGVPDHSPRSSQVPKAGDSHASEEPEQTEPEQREPTPYPDERSFQYADIYEQMMLTGLGPACPTREPPLGAAGDWPPHISTKEEAAGRDTPAEKELSSPVSPHRLQFDTPAFSYAALAGPTVPPRQEPEPGLGMDPSLIPPAVPPRAPIPQSQGPSPPLNGHILSCSPDRRTPSPKEPGRGPWDDSPSDSELEKGAREQPEKEAQSPSPPYPTPAGPSALWPESETRTSPSSDSHLGPARPSLDFPASAFGFSSLQPAPPQLPSPAEPRSAPCGSLAFSGDRALALAPGPPARARHDEYLEVTKAPSLDSSLPQLPSPGSPGTPLLSSLPRPASPVLSEGSSSEATTPVMSSVAERFPPGLGAAEPGSIELVPGMEAAAHGLWDLAPLSPAPPASLDLAPAPAPSLPGDMDDGTLPCRLECSGVAAKKPSPSQGPSGAGATNGPTETSPKPPGPTPADAEACPAWERGAWPEGAERSPRPDTLLSSEQPPCPGAAPGDQPRSSSPETEAGPQGCAAEPRPHRGELSPSFLNPPLPRSTDDSDPPTEEARLVGRGGRRRAGAPGATGGPCPVADETPPTSASDSGSSQSDSDVPPETEECPSITAEAALDSDEDGDFLPVDKAGGVSGTHHPRPGHDPPPLPQPDPRPAPPRPDVCMADPEGLSSESGRVERLREKEKAQGRVGRRAPGRAKPASPARRLDLRGKRSPTPGKGTADRASRVPPRPRSTPSQVTPAEEKDGHSPMSKGLVNGLKAGPTALGSKGSSGAPVYVDLAYIPNHCSGKTADLDFFRRVRASYYVVSGNDPANGEPSRAVLDALLEGKAQWGENLQVTLIPTHDTEVTREWYQQTHEQQQQLNVLVLASSSTVVMQDESFPACKIEF; translated from the exons GCCAGAGGACCCTCTGCCACCAGAGTGAGATCCTAGAGACTGTCATCCTCGTAAACCCCAGTGCCGACAGCATCAGCTCTGAG GTTCACCACCTCCTCAGCAGCCCATCAGCTCACAAACTGCTGATCTTGAGTGGGCAGAGTTTAGAGCCTGGGGGAGACCTCATCCTACAGAGTGGCACCTACTCCTATCAAAACTTTGCCCAGGTCCTTCAGAACCCAGAG ATTGCCCAACTGCTCAGCAACAGAGACCCTGGGATCCAGGCTTTCCTCACCGTGTCCTGCTTAGGGGAGGGCGactggagccacctgggactATCCAGTTCCCAAGAGACCTTGCACCTCCGGCTAAACCCTGAGCCCACGCTGCCCACCATGGACGGCGTGGCTGAATTCTCCGAGTACGTCTCTGAGACCGTGGATGTGCCATCCCCCTTCGACCTGCTGGAGCCCCCCACCTCAGGGGGCTTCCTCAAGCTCTCCAAGCCTTGCTGCTACATCTTCCCCGGCGGCCGCGGGGACTCGGCCCTCTTTGCCGTTAATGGTTTCAACATCCTGGTGGATGGTGGCTCTGATCGCAAGTCCTGCTTCTGGAAGCTAGTGCGGCATCTGGACCGCATCGACTCGGTGCTGCTCACCCACATCGGGGCCGACAACCTGCCAGGCATCAACGGGCTTCTGCAGCGCAAAGTGGCAGAACTGGAAGAGGAGCAGTCCCAGGGCTCCAGCAGCTACAGCGACTGGGTGAAGAACCTCATCTCCCCTGAGCTAGGGGTTGTCTTCTTCAACGTGCCCGATAAGCTGCGGCTGCCTGATGCCTCGCGGAAGGCCAAGCGCAGCATTGAGGAGGCCTGCCTCACTCTGCAGCACTTAAACCGCCTGGGCATCCAGGCCGAGCCCCTGTACCGCGTGGTCAGCAACACCATAGAGCCTCTCACCCTCTTCCACAAGATGGGTGTGGGCCGCCTGGACATGTACGTCCTCAACCCTGTcaaggacagcaaggagatgcagTTCCTCATGCAAAAGTGGGCAGGGAACAGTAAAGCCAAGACGGGAATCGTGCTGGCTAATGGGAAGGAGGCTGAGATCTCGGTGCCCTACCTGACCTCTATCACCGCTCTGGTGGTCTGGTTGCCAGCCAACCCCACTGAGAAGATCGTGCGCGTCCTTTTCCCAGGGAATGCCCCCCAGAACAAGATCTTGGAGGGCCTGGAAAAGCTTCGACACCTGGACTTCCTGCGCTACCCCGTGGCCACACAGAAGGACCTGGCCACTGGGGCTGTGCCTGCCAGCCTCAAACCCAGCAAAATCAAACAGCGAGCTGACAGCAAAGAGAGCCTCAAGGCCACAACCAAGACACCCGTGGGCAAGCTGGCCAAACGGGAGGAGGTGGCCGAAGAGGGAGCCAAGGAAGCTCGCTCAGAACTGGCCAAAGAGTTAGCCAAGACCGAAAAGAAGGCAAAAGAGTCGTCTGAGAAGCCCCCAGAGAAGCCCGCCAAGCCCGAGAGGGTGAAGACAGAGTCAAGCGAGGCACTGAAGGCAGAGAAGCGAAAGCTGATCAAAGACAAAGTGGGGAAGAAGCACCTGAAAGAAAAGATATCAAagctggaagagaaaaaagacaaagagaaaaaggagatcaagaaggagaggaaggagctcaagaaggatgaaggaaggaaggaggaaaagaaggatgccaagaaggaggagaagaagaaagacacCAAACCTGAGGTCAAAAAGATTTCCAAGCCAGACCTGAAGCCCTTTACCCCTGAGGTGCGGAAGACCCTCTACAAAGCCAAGGCCCCCGGCAGAGTCAAGATGGACAAGAGCCGGGCTACCCGTGGGGAGAAGGAGCTGTCCTCTGAGCCCCGGACACCCCCGGCCCAGAAGGGGGCCGCACCCCTCCCAGCAAGGGAGCTGGCCTTATCTTCACCAGAAGACCTTACACAGGACTTTGAGGAGTTGAAACGTGAGGAGAGGGAGTTGCTGACTGAACAAAGGGATGAGAAACCGCTCCCCCTGGACACTGCCGAGGAGGGACTCCCAAGCACAGCGGCCCAGGTGGCACCACCCTCTGTCCCCGGGCTGGAAGCAGAAGTACCTGTGGTGAAGGAGAAAGAGGTTGTCCCAGACGTCCCTGAGGAACGAGGCATCAAGGACAGAGGCCCAGACTCTGGGGcagaaacagaggaagagaaagacactTGGGAGGAAAAGAAGCCAAAGGAAGCCGAGGGGCTCCCTGACAGAACAGAAGCCCGAGAGGAAAGTGAACCTGAGGTAAAGGAAGATGTGATAGAGAAGGCCGAGTTAGAGGAAATGGAGGAGCTGCCCCCTTCCgatgaggaggaagaagaggagacaaAGGCAGAGGGTTTTTACCAAAAGCACTTGCAAGAAGCCTTGAAGGTGACGCCAGGGGGGAAGGAGGCTCTCGGCGGCCGGGAACTGGGACTCCAAGGCAAGGCCCCAGAGAAGGAGACCTCGTCATTCCTAAGCAGCCTGGCCACCCCAGCAGGAGCCACTGAGCACGTGTCTTACATCCAGGACGAGACGATCCCTGGCTACTCTGAGACCGAGCAGACCATCTCAGATGAAGAGATCCACGACGAGCCCGAGGAGCGTGCGGCCCCACCTAGGTTTCCGACAGGAACCTATGACCTCCCTGGGCCTGAAGGTCCCGGCCCATTTGAGGCCAGCCAGCCTGCTGACAGCGCTGTTCCCGCCACCGCCAGCAAGGCCTACGGAGCACCAGAGACAGAACTCACCTACCCCCCCAACATGGTGGCCGCCCCTCTGGCGGAAGAGGAGCACGTGTCTTCGGCCACCTCGATCACTGAGTGTGACAAGCTCTCTTCTTTTGCCACGTCCGTGGCCGAGGACCAGTCCGTAGCTTCACTCACggccccacagacagaggagacggGCAAGAGCTCCCTGCTGCTTGACACGGTCACAAGCATCCCCTCATCCCGCACTGAAGCCACTCAGGGCCTGGACTACGTGCCATCGGCCGGCACCATCTCACCCACCTCCTCGTTGGAAGAAGACAAAGGCTTCAAGTCACCACCCTATGAGGACTTCTCTGTGACCGGGGAgtcagagaagagaggagagatggTAGGGAGAGGCTTGTCTGGAGAGAGGGCCCtggagggggaagaggaggaggagaccgCCAACGTACAGATGTCGGAGAAACTGCATGGTCAGTATGGACCCCCGATGTTTGCCGCCCCTGGGCATGCCCTCCACCCAGGGGAACCAGCCCTTGGAGAGGCAGAGGAGCGCTGCCTCAGCCCAGATGACAGCACAGTGAAGATGGCCTCTCCGCCACCGTCTGGCCCACCCAGTGCCACCCACACACCCTTTCATCAGTCCCCAGTGGAGGAAAAGTCTGAGCCCCAAGACTTTCAGGAAGCAGACTCCTGGGGAGATACTAAGAGTATCCCAGGTGTGGGCAAGGAAGTTGCTGCAGAGGAGACCGCCAAGCCAGGGCCTGACAAGggtgcactggaggaggaagggaaggcgTCTCCTCCCAGGAGCCCCCAGGCCCAGGAGGTATCCATCAGCATAGCTGGGGGACAGGCCGGCCGTACCATCCAGCTGCTGCCAGAACAGGACAAAGCCATCGTCCTCGAGACTGTGGAGGCGGAAGAGCCCGCAGGCCCGGTTCCGGAAACAGAAGCCCTACCCGGAGACTTGAGAACCTCACTCCAAGAACTTGGGGAACCTCAGAAAGAGGAGGTGCTCCAGATTCCTGACCGAGGCCTCTCCCCTGAAGAGGCAGAGTCCCTCTCTGTCCTCAGCGTGGTCTCCCCAGATGCTGCCAAAAAGCAAGACGCCACCCCGAGGTCTCCCTGTGGCCTGACGGAGCAGCGCCTCCACACAGACCTGTGGCCGCAGGGATCTCCAGAAGACATCCGGTCACTGTCTCTCTCAGAGGAGAGTCCCAGCAAGGAGACCTCGCTGGACATCTCTTCCAAGCAGCTGTCTCCAGAAAGCCTTGGCACCCTCCAGTTTGGGGAACTAAGCCTTGGTAAGGAAGAAAAAGGGCCTCTGATACAGGCTGAGGACACCGCTCTCCACCTAGCCCCTGTGTCTATTCCAGAAGCTCGGGCAGCCACAGCATCGCCTCCCACAGATGGGACCAGTGGATACTCCGCACGGGCAGACATCACAGATGACAGCCCTGATGGAAAATTACCCGCCAGTTCCTTCTCTCCCACTGCACTGCTAGGAGAGGGGAGGCACTCACCCGGAGTGATCACAAGCCTGGGTGAACACATTCTTACACCTGATAGCTCCCTCACCAAGAGCCCTGAGTCCTTACCAAGCCCTGCCGTGGAGGATATTGTCATGGAGTGGGAAGGCAAAGTTCCAAAGTTGAAGGACAGACCcccagagcagaaggagaagggacccGAGCCCACGGATGAAGTCCTTCAGCAGCAGGGCAAAACCCTGGAACAGAGGGACACTGTCATGGAGCAGAGGGACACAGCCATCTGTCGGAAAGATGAGGTTCTGGAAGAGAAGGACAAGGCTGGGGAGCCGCAGGATCAGGCTGTGGAACAAAAAGGCAGTGACTCAGAACACAGGGAAACAGCCCCGGATCAGAAGGACCAGGCCCCAGAAAGAAAAGACGAAGACTTAGAACCTAAAGACAGAGGCTTAGAACACAGGGACACAGCCCCGGATCAGAAGGACCAGGCCCCGGAAGGAAAAGACGAAGACTTAGAACCTAAAGACAGAGGCTTAGAACACAGGGACACAGCCCCGGAACAGAAGGACCAGGCCCCGGAAGGAAAAGACGAAGACTTAGAACCTCAAGACAGAGGCTTAGAACACAGGGACACAGCCCTGGAACAGAAGGACCAGGCCTCGGAAGGAAAAGACGAAGACTTAGAACCTAAAGACAGAGGCTTAGAACACAGGGACACAGCCCTGGAACAGAAGGACCAGGCCTCGGAAGGAAAAGACGAAGACTTAGAACCTAAAGACAGAGGCTTAGAAGCAAAAGACAAGGCCCTAGAACAGGAGGACAAGGTCCCAGAAGGGAAAGATAAAATCTTAGCACAAAAAATCAGAGACTTGGAACATAAAGACACTGTTCCAAAAGACACGGTCCCTGAACTGAAGGGCAAGGCCTTAGAACAGAAAGATGAAGCCTCTGAACAGGACAAGGCCCCAGAAGAGAAGGACAAGGCCCAGAAGGACCAGGCCCCAGAACAGAAGGACCAGGCCTTAGCACAAAAATACTGGGCCCTCGAACAGAAGGCTGAAGCACTTGAACAAACCATTAAGGCCACTgaacaaaaagataaatttctggaagagaaagacaaaactcAGGAGCAGGAGAGCCCTGTGCAGGAGGATAAAACCATGGCACCAAAGGAAAAGATCCTAGAGGAAAAATCTCCAGAAAAAGTCAAGGCTGTGGAACAGAAAGAAGAAGCTGTGCTGGAGAAGAGCAAAGCTCTGGGGCTGGAAGAGAGCCCAGTGCAGGAGGACAAGGCCTGGGAGAAGTACCAGAAGGAGCAGGATGTGGTCCAGGAGTGGCGAGAAACATCTCCAAGCAGCAGAGAGCCGGCTGGAGAACAGAAGGAGCCTGCCCGGACGTGGGAGGACACATCTCCTGAGCAGGAGGACACGTACTGGAGGGGCAGAGAGGATGTGGTCCTGGAGCAGGACACGTACTGGCAGGAGCTGAGCTGTGAGCGGAAGGTCTGGTTCCCTCATGAGCTGGGGGGCCCGGGGGCCCGGCCACGGTACACAGAAGAGCGGGAGAGCACCTTCCTCGATGAGGGCCCGGATGATGAGCAGGAAGTGCCCCCCTTGGAGCACACACCCCAGAGTCCCTGGGCCTCGGACTTCAAGGGCTTTCAGGAGCCCGCACCACAGAAGGGGCTGGAGGTGGAGCGCTGGCTTGCGGAGTCACCAGTTGGGCTGCCACCAGAGGAAGAGGACAAGCTGACCCGCTCCCCCTTTGAGATCATCTCTCCTCCGGCCTCCCCGCCGGAGATGGCTAGACAGAGGGTTCTGCCGGCCCCAGGGCAAGAGAGCCCCATCCCAGATCCTAAGCTCCTGCCACCCATGAGGGACGAGCCCACCACCCGCTCCTGGCTGGCTGACATCCCACCATGGGTGCCCAAGGAcagacccctgccccctgcacccctctccccagctcccGCTCCCCCGACGCCTGCCCCAGAGCCACATACTCCTGCACCCTTCTCCTGGGGCACAGCTGAGGATGAGGGTGTGgtggctgcagtgcaggaggggGCAGCTGAGCTGGAAGGCGGGCCATACTCCCCGCTAGGGAAGGACTACCGCAAGGCcgaagaagaaagggaaggagaagtgGGGGTTCCTGACCACAGCCCCCGGAGCTCACAGGTCCCCAAGGCCGGCGACAGCCATGCCTCTGAGGAGCCCGAGCAGACCGAGCCAGAGCAGAGAGAGCCCACTCCCTATCCAGACGAGCGGAGCTTCCAGTACGCAGACATCTACGAGCAGATGATGCTCACGGGGCTGGGCCCCGCCTGCCCCACTAGAGAGCCTCCACTTGGAGCTGCTGGGGACTGGCCCCCCCACATCTCAACCAAGGAGGAAGCTGCTGGCCGAGACACACCTGCAGAGAAGGAGCTTTCATCTCCTGTCTCACCCCATCGCCTCCAATTCGACACTCCGGCCTTTAGCTATGCAGCTCTGGCAGGACCCACTGTGCCCCCCAGGCAGGAGCCTGAGCCGGGGCTAGGCATGGACCCCAGCCTCATCCCACCTGCGGTACCCCCCCGTGCTCCTATCCCCCAGAGCCAAGGCCCAAGCCCGCCGCTGAACGGTCACATCCTGAGCTGCAGTCCAGATCGGAGAACCCCCTCCCCCAAGGAGCCAGGCCGTGGTCCCTGGGATGACAGCCCCAGTGACTCGGAGCTGGAGAAGGGGGCTCGGGAGCAACCCGAAAAAGAGGCCCAGTCCCCAAGTCCCCCGTACCCCACGCCCGCTGGCCCCTCCGCCTTGTGGCCTGAAAGCGAGACACGTACCAGCCCTTCCTCGGACTCACACCTGGGTCCTGCCCGACCCAGCCTGGACTTCCCTGCATCAGCCTTTGGTTTCTCCTCACTGCAGCCGGCGCCTCCACAGCTACCCTCTCCAGCGGAACCCCGCTCAGCACCCTGTGGGTCGCTTGCCTTCTCTGGGGACCGGGCTTTGGCTCTGGCTCCAGGACCCCCCGCCAGAGCCCGGCATGATGAGTACCTCGAAGTGACCAAGGCCCCCAGCCTGGACTCGTCGCTGCCCCAGCTGCCATCACCCGGATCTCCCGGCACCCCTCTCCTCTCCAGTCTGCCGAGGCCCGCCTCTCCCGTGCTGTCTGAAGGCTCCTCCTCGGAGGCCACCACACCTGTGATGTCAAGCGTGGCTGAGCGCTTCCCTCCTGGTCTGGGAGCTGCAGAACCAGGGTCCATAGAGCTGGTCCCAGGAATGGAAGCCGCTGCCCATGgcctctgggacctcgctccTCTGAGCCCAGCACCTCCAGCGTCCCTAGACTTGGCCCCAGCTCCGGCTCCAAGCCTGCCCGGGGACATGGATGACGGCACCCTGCCCTGTCGCCTGGAGTGCTCAGGGGTGGCCGCCAAGAAGCCAAGCCCCTCCCAGGGCCCCTCTGGAGCTGGTGCCACCAATGGTCCAACTGAAACCAGCCCCAAGCCCCCAGGCCCTACCCCAGCCGACGCTGAGGCCTGCCCTGCCTGGGAGCGTGGGGCCTGGCCTGAGGGAGCCGAGAGGAGCCCCCGGCCTGACACGCTGCTCTCCTCTGAGCAGCCGCCATGCCCTGGAGCAGCCCCTGGAGACCAGCCTAGAAGCAGCTCCCCCGAGACGGAGGCTGGGCCCCAGGGCTGTGCCGCTGAACCCCGGCCCCACCGCGGGGAGCTCTCCCCCtccttcctgaaccctcctctgcCTCGGTCCACGGATGACAGCGACCCCCCAACTGAAGAGGCTCGGCTGGTAGGGAGAGGGGGGCGGCGCCGGGCAGGAGCCCCAGGGGCCACAGGGGGCCCGTGCCCCGTGGCAGATGAGACACCCCCAACATCAGCCAGCGACTCAGGCTCCTCACAGTCAGATTCTGATGTTCCGCCAGAAACTGAGGAGTGTCCATCCATCACAGCTGAGGCAGCCCTTGACTCAGATGAAGATGGGGACTTCCTGCCTGTGGACAAAGCTGGTGGGGTCAGTGGGACTCACCATCCCAGGCCCGGCCATGACCCGCCCCCGCTCCCTCAGCCAGACCCTCGGCCAGCCCCTCCCCGTCCTGACGTGTGCATGGCTGACCCCGAGGGGCTCAGCTCAGAGTCTGGAAGGGTAGAGAGGCTACgggagaaggagaaggcacaGGGGAGAGTTGGCCGCAGGGCCCCAGGTAGGGCCAAGCCAGCGTCTCCTGCCCGTCGTCTGGATCTTCGGGGAAAACGCTCACCCACCCCTGGTAAAGGGACTGCAGATCGAGCCTCCCGGGTCCCACCCCGACCACGCAGCACTCCAAGCCAGGTCACCCCAGCAGAGGAAAAAGATGGACACAGCCCCATGTCCAAAGGCTTAGTCAATGGACTCAAGGCAGGCCCAA CAGCCTTGGGTTCCAAGGGCAGCTCTGGTGCCCCTGTCTACGTGGATCTCGCCTACATCCCGAATCACTGCAGCGGCAAGACTGCCGACCTTGACTTCTTCCGACGAGTGCGTGCATCCTACTATGTGGTCAGTGGGAACGACCCTGCCAATGGCGAGCCGAGCAGGGCTGTGCTGGATGCCCTGCTGGAGGGCAAGGCCCAGTGGGGGGAGAATCTTCAG GTGACTCTGATCCCTACTCATGACACGGAGGTGACGCGTGAGTGGTACCAGCAGACccatgagcagcagcagcagctgaacgTTCTAGTCCTGGCCAGCAGCAGCACCGTGGTCATGCAGGACGAGTCCTTCCCTGCCTGCAAGATTGAGTTCTGA